In the genome of Suncus etruscus isolate mSunEtr1 chromosome 3, mSunEtr1.pri.cur, whole genome shotgun sequence, the window TGGAGAATCTTAGCTTGATGCTTTCTGGTTTGATATGGTTTAATGATCAAATCCAGTCTTCTCTATATCCAAATTCTGTTCAAGGCTTGATTAAATATGCACTCTCAGGTATCGGCAAGAGATTAttgtgggtaggatatttgtgGTGCAtacaactgatccaggttcaatctctgcaccccatatggtccccgagccctgtcaggagtaattcttaagtgcaggttataccctgagcactgccaggtgtgtctcaaCATAAGCCCCTGggtaaataaaaatgcttttcttcCAGGCTGGATAGCACAGGGAGTTGTACTatctttgccttgtacacagctaatacaggtttgattcctggcaccttggTTCTCTCCaaccaccactaggagtgatccctgaatgctatTAGTTATGGCCCAAATTCTCCCAAATACAATTCTGATTATCCACTTCACAGCTGCTAGGTCAAAATTGTTGGGTTTTGGTCTAAGACCCAAATTTGGATGATTTTGGTGAAAGCTAAGGCTTGGGAGGCCTTACCACTAACATGAATGCTGAGTTTGGGGCTCCTAGAAACCTCAAAATGGGTTGTAAATAGGTTGGTCTATGCTGAGCAGAGGCAGAGATGGGTGGATGAGATAAGGGCCTTAATTTGGGGGAAGGATTTGGGAGCATGGGTAGAGGGGGGGGCTGATGGATGGTGGTGGTGATTTTGTggaaaaatacagtaaaagataagaaaatcaaTAATCCTAGGACATTCTTCATACCTGGAGCCCATCTAAGTTTTCTGGGAAGGAGCAGTGTGGAAAGCCCAGCACCCAACAGCTGTGTTGACACAAGAGTTTATTGTAAATCTCTGACTTTTGCTTTAAGAGGATTTTTCCCTAACTGTTGCTGCTTCCTATCTGTCATTCCTGCCCAGGAGGAACCAAACTATCTCCCCTGGTTAGTGCAAAGGCCAGTGAAGCATTTCTGAGTTGATCATGACTGAGTTAACTTTCAGCATTGAAGAGTCTGGAGCAACTCAAAGcttcttttttgttgctgctgttttgggCTATCCTCGGCAAtgctcactcctgcctctgcactcaggaatcacttctgatgtgGTTTCAgttaccatatggaatgtggaggATCCTCTCTGGGATGGGATGAGGCTGCTGCAAATATCCTGGTGTCCTGACTGTGTATTGTGTGAGGggggctgtgttcaaggcaagggctcttctctcttcattattgctccagcccttaaaaatactttttaatgttATATTGAAAGAGAGATAATTTTCTAGGACCCAATGTAGATCAAGACCATTTTCTAAGAAGTaaagatttctctctttctggaGAGCTGTGGAGGCCCTGACCCAGAAGGGCACAGGCTCAACTCTGGGTGTATCTGGGGGTATAGTCTCACTGGCTTGTCCCTGAGGGGTGCTATGTGTGACTTTTACAGCTGTACCACATGGTCCTGCCCAGGCCTTTGGCCTGCTGATACTCCCTCTGTCTGTGGCGGCACAATACCTGCTGATTCAATCATGCATTGGCCATTGCAGCTCTCAGGCCCCTTGCATCAGCCTAAGGTAGTCTGTCTGCCAGTCCAGAGGCTGCTTCTCTGTCTTTGGGGAGCAGAACTGGGTCCCCTTTTTGGGATGGAATAAAGTTTCTGCAAATATCCTGGTGGCCCCTggggccgtgtgtgtgtgtgtgtgtgtgtgtgtgtgtgtgtgtgtgtgtgtgtgtgtgtgtgtgcgcgcgcgcgtgatCAAATGTGCATGTGTACTGTGTTTGCACCTGTGTAGTCTCACCTGCAAGCACGCGTGCCTGGGCATCTCTTCTTAGAATCGAGAGGTGAAGTTCCTGAGACTGTTGGCCCCAGTCAAGGGTCCCAGCATGCTCCGATCAAAGCCGTGCTGCAGGGGGGAAGTATTAGCTGCATGAGGTGTCCTGGGGAGTTTTATGGAGCTCCCCAtgggtaccccccccccccaagcagcaCCCTGGTCCCCATGAAGCACCCTCATAACATGATACATAGGTGCGTTCAAATTGCTTTCACCTGCACATAGACAAGCCTGCTGGTCTTCAGTGAGTGGGAAGTTCCTTCCTAACCTGTGTTAGGGCTGGAGGGCTGGACATGCCctctactttattttaattttttaatttttgggtctaCTGGAAGTGATTAAAGGTTTCCCCTggttttgctctcaggaatcactcctgtgtactctggggaaccatatagggcgctggggttcaaacccaggtcagccatgtgcaaggtaagcattctACCAAGCATTGTTCCAGCCCAACCAGATAATTTTCAACCCCTGGGGTGGGGCTGGCCTGTGCTGAGAGGCTTCTGGGTACGAACTGTCTTCTCACCACCTGCAGCCCCATTAACTCCTGAGTAGAAACCAGTTTTACTCCTGCCTCTCctgcttctttccctccctcctctcttcttcctccttcctgtttctttctttttctccttcctcctccctgcaTTCCTTCCTTCATTACTCTCCACTTCTTTCATCTATCCCATctattccctcccttccttaacctttttactcctcctctctccctccctccctctctccctccctccttccccctccctctctccctccctccttcctcccccctttccccctccctctttcccccctccctccctccctcccttcctccctccctctttcccccctccctccctcccttcctccctccctccttccttccttccttccttccttccttccttccttccttccttccttccttccttccttccttccttccttccttccttccttccttccttccttcttccttccttccttcctcccttccttccttccatagtATCTCctctcagcagtgctggggggccTGGACCACTACCAGGATTTGCTGGTCTCTTGGTGCTAGCAAGATTATTTAATGGACCACCAGATCCACCCCAACCAGTGACTGGATACCCTGCAGTCCTAAGCAGAGCCACAACACTCTAGGCCACATGTGCAGCCCTGATTCTGTCACTTCCCCAGCATATAATAGGGGCTCTCTAAATGCTTTGGAGCAAATGAGAACAGTTGCAGGTATGGAGGGGTCCTGCAGAAGAAACCCCTACCTCCCGCTCTTGGAGCCAGCTCGATTCTCCTGGACCTGAGGGAACAGTGTTCCAGCAGCTAGTGTGAAGCTTGGCCTGGGGCTTGGCCTGGGGATAGGTGAGGGCAGGGAAGTTGTCCCTAATGAAGCCCTGGCTTTTGGTTGAGAGTTTTGAGCAGAGTCATCCTCTGGGTCCTTTCCTAACTAAGGCCCACCCTGGAGTCTCATTCCTGGACTTGCAGGGTGGACAGAGGCAGGGGGCCCACCTGGCTATGGCTagacccctcccaaaagaaaGGCAAAGGTGCCTGGATGCTTCAGGATGGAACAGCCACAGACAGCCCTGGGTGGTGGCCACTTACAGCTGGATGGACATGTGGTAACTCAGCGGCTCCCTGGAGCTATACAGGAGTCTTATATGGTGTGGCTCTACCCACATTTGGGGGGTTAGCTGGGCCCTAGAACAGCTCCAAGAAGCTCTCCTTACTCTCTCACCCTCATAGTGGTGGTCAGAGGAGCCTTGGGCCGAAGCAATTCCAGGCCCCACAGTATCCTCTTACTACAGAAGATCCCCTAAGTACTGGAGGATGTGCTGGCCCCTCTTTTCCCCAAGCTCTGGGCTGAGTCCTACAGCACGAGCTTCCTGCccattttgtctttctctctgcgATTTCTCCATACGCACACTCCTTCCTGGCCCCTTCCTCTGCAGATTCCAGAGGTCAACCAGATACCATGGTTCTCTCGTAGCCACAGCAGCCCCAGGACCTGAGCCACTCTCCCCAGGTTCCATGCCATTATCTGCAGGGACCCCCCTCAGCTCTGTCTACACACTGGCAGCTCCAGAAAAGGGTCTGAGGGCTTGGGAAGGATAGAGGACAGGATCCTGTGTCCCCACCCCCAGGTGATATGCAGAACTTCTGTACCTGGCACCAGGGCCCACTGTACCTAGCCTGGTGTTACTTCTATCTGAAATCCTCAATCCAGCCCTTGTGAACCCGTGACTGTTCTTTAGCCCAGACCTCTGTTGCAGCTGAGACTTTCCCCAATGCTTTCTAGTCTGCCTTTAGTGTACCCACCAGCTCCTCACCCACCTCCTGACCTCAGTCCCCACACATCTTTCTAGTTGAGGCCCAGATGAGACCCAAGCAGAGTTCGTTCCAGAGTCGTGCCCCAggctcttccctccctctccctcctcttgaTTCAGGGGCTTAGTTGGGGTCCTTACCTGTCTGAGGACTCCCTGCAGCTCCTTGCTGGACCACATGTCGGACAAAAGGAGCCGGGCAGCTTCAGCAGCTTTGGGTGAGGCACTGCAGGCGGGCAGGAGTGCAAGTGGGTGAGGCTTGTGGAGAAGTATGCTTCTCTCCCTCTCACTGTCACATCTAGAAACTCTGGGATACCCAGAGTGGACCAGAGCCCCTCACCCCTAGAGGTGTCTATTAGGGACACTTCACTCACTCTGAGCCCCTTGAGCCACCATCCTTGTCTTGGCAAGAAATTGCCAAAGGTGCACATAAAGTGTCCTCACGTTCGGTCTGTTGTGCCCACCTCCCCCGGATCTCAGAACCCTCATAACCCTTCATGGTCCCCTGTGTTGCCCACTGATTGTTATGAGGGCCTTAGCTCTAGAGACTTCTACAATTTCTCTGTAGTAGCCTCCATCATCCTGGTACACCAGCACTGTTCTAGGGCCTTCTCCTGGCTCCCCATTTGCTGAAACTGAGAGGTGAGCTCTGGGACCACCCTGCCCCTTAAAGACCACTCCTCCATCCATCTCAGTGCTCTGCCCCCTTTCCTCTGGTTCCACCTATCTCAGTGCCTGCCCCTCACAGCCCGCCCCATCTACCTGCTGCGACACAGGTTGAGAACATTATTGATCATGCTGCTGGAGAAATGCTGCTTAGCCACCTGCGGCTGCGATGCCATCAGATTCCTCACGGTGTAGCAGGCAGAGGACAGGATGTCTTCCGAGTTGCTGGTGTTGCCGGTGTGGCTGGTGAGCAGCCTGGTCACCTCTGGGAACACTTGGTTTCCTGGGGAAGAAGAGGTAGCAGAGTCAGGACGACAGCTGAGTACGACTCACTAGGGCCACTGTCCCTGCCTGCTCTCAGTCTGGCTCCACACAAGGAATGCCCAGAAGATTCCAATccagctccagccccatgctcTGGGTCTCAGAGGGACCCGCACCCTATCCAATCACCTTCTTTAtgtgggtttgggttttggggtcactcctggctttgtgctcagaaatcgctcctggcaggctcgggggaccatatgggatgccaggattagaaccggTGTTtatctggggttggccacatgcaaggcaaacgccctgctactGTGACCCCCACCCAGCCACTTTCTTTCAGTCCAGTTTCCTCCTCCTGACAGCTGGCCCTGCCTCTAAGGGTAACATTAGAGGGTACCCTTGCACTAAGCTCTAGAAAGTGTGTGTGCCCGCCAGTGTGTCTACCTATATGTCCATGtatctgtgtgtatctgtgtgtgggTGTTGGGTATGTGTTGTATTGTGTGTTGTGCTGTGTGCTTTGTTTATGATGGGTGTACTGTGTTATGATGTTGTGGTGTGTGTTGGGTTGTGTGTTATGTGTATTGTGTTGTtggatgtgtgcatgtgtgttgagTGTATGTGCGTATATTGGTTGAAATGTTGTGTCTGCCTGCCGAGGAGCATCTAGTGGAGGCAGAGACACAGGCCTGATGCAGGGTCTGCTCACCCATCACTTTGTGCAGCACAGGGTGCCGAGACATGTTGCTCAGGAGTGAGGCGCCAGAGCGCACCACGTCAGCATTGCCGGATTGCAGCAGGCGTGCGATCTGGGGCAAGCCCTTCTCCTTCAGCCCGATCAGCTGGCTCATGCCACTGGACATCTGTGGGGAAAGGGCTGAATGAGGCCTGAGCTGGCTTCCAGCAACAAGGCCAGCAGGACAGGAGGGAGTGTCCCTATACAAATAATCCCCccaacctctcagtttttctattGCTACCCTAGCAGAGACACAAAAACTTTCCATTTGTGAAAATACAAATACCATGGTGACAAAGAACCTCACtttctgaccccccccccatccctgaTCCCAGGCGAGCTCAGAACCTATGAACTCCAAATCCATTTTGTGCCTTTCTAACATCCCCAGCAGAACCTGACTCACAGAAGCCACAGGATACACAGGCCACCTTCCACCTCCCTCACTTTGCCTGGGCAGAGATGGGCACCAGGAGGTGGCATCCACACAAAGAGTCAAATGCAGGGTGGTGGGCCAAGCAATTCAGCCAGCCTCTGACTACTGGATCTTGATGGTTGTGGCCTGATCTAGGCAGGCTTGAAGCTCTCCAAGACCCCTAGTCCAGTCTTCCCATTTCCCGTTCATTTCATTTCCACCCATTTCCCTTTTGATTAAGTCAACAAGGTTCGGTGGACAGTGGCCCCTGCTACACATTTCTTGGATGCAAACAGACCTCAGATAGCCGTACTTATTCTGTCCTGCCCTCCCATCTGTATCGGGCCTCCCCACCTCTCTGGCTTCTGCTATAACTTTCTTACCAACCCCCAACTCTGTCTGCACTTTCACTTGCCCCTCCCTGCCCTGAGCCCATCAGAGCCCAAGGAGTCAGCAGGGGGCCTGAGATCATGGAGCAGCAGAATGGGCAGGGCAGGGGCGGGTCCTCACCAGTCCTTTGCTGGCTGTGAGGTTCTGCAGGGCTCCTGCACAGGCCTCCAGGGTGGCATCCTTTTTGCTCTTGCCCATCAGGTTCAGGTAGGTGCGGATGGCATCTGAATGGTACAGCCAGCTGCTGCCCTTGGGGTTGGTCTCTTCCTCCGGGAGGGGGCAGTCGTAGTTGTTGTTCTGCGGACGAAGGGGGGCAAAGTGAAGATAAGAACTCTAATAGTTCTGTTTCCCTTTTACAGCCCTCAGGGATCAAGCAGGTTCCTGGAGGGGCATGTCCATGGGCGTGTTCATGAGCTGGGCTGCACTGTACCATGCCCTTTCCTTAATGCCTGCTGTGGACCTGTCCTGCCTTCCTAGAGTGAAACCCTGGTCTTGAGTTACTCTGGACTCTGTTGGGCAGTCCACAGCCGTGGAAGAGGCCTGATGGGCTTCTTCCCAGAGCCTGGGATATTCAAAGGGTCCATAGGAGCCAGGCTGAATGAAGAAGGTGACTCTTGACTACGTGTACAGTGAGAGAGACCAAGGCCTGCCTAGGGCTGGAACTTCAGGTTTCTGGGGTATTCTCAGCTCTTCCTGGACCATGAAATCCCTCTGTGTGCAAACAGGAGTCCCCCTACTCATAGTTCTTAGGGTGCAAAGGGGGAACTTAGGGCCAAGGCTTTGATATGGGCCTAGTTCCTTGGACTTGACAAGGAGGTGAGGGTGGGAGGTGGGCCTGTGGTCTGTGGGGCCCATGGACAGACAGAAGGATGCCGGCCAGCGCCACTCACCATCATCTTTTCACTCTTGTTGCTGAAGCAGCCGGTGGAGGACTTCTCCGTGTAGGCATTGCGGTTATTGTACTCCAGCTGGCGGTAGCGAGTGGGCACCTCAGCGTCCAGTCGGTAGGAGAGGTTGTGGAGGATGCACATGCAGTTCTCCACAGACTGCGGGCAGAGCAGGGTGTGGCATGAGCCTCTGCTCAGCACCTGGGCTCCTCTCCTGCCTGGACTAAGGGGTGTTGTCAGACCCCTGGGCTGCTCCTCTGGAATAGCGGCCACCCAGCCAGTCCCTGTCCTGACTGGGAACCCTCCCTATCCTGCCATTTACTCATAGAGAGTGGGGAAAGGTCCAGGCTTCAAGCCTTGGCCACTTGTAAAATGAAAACACTTATTTCAGCAGGAGGATGAGTCACAGAGAGGAACTCGCAGGACCCAGGACACAACAGTTGGGGAACACATGCTGCtggagagaagggaccactgagCAGCCCCTTGGCCTGGCCTATACGCTTTTAGGACTCATTAACACAAGGATCAGAGCTGCCCAGTCCCCACACTACTTTCCTCTGCCCAGGTGTACCCTTTTTAAGCGGGCTTATAGCCCCCACACCCCACTGCTGCTCCATGTGTGGCCATTGGTCTCAAGTGGACTCTAGAGTGAGGATTTGGGCAGCCTGTGGCTCAGGACATCTGGACCTGCTGCGAGCTAGAGGGTTCAGGGTTCCTCGAGGGTAAGTTTATTCTGCTTTTGGGGGTTGTAACTTGTGAGCACCAGGCTGAGCAACTCCTCAGGCTCTTCCTGAGGCCCTGTTGTCACCTCCAGTGGATGAAGGAGGACACAGAAGTCCTTTCTCAGGGCTTGCAATAGTCATCAGAGCCCTGTCCCCTGGAATGGTGGGATCCCACCTTCTTGGAGACTCTGCTCtgtcctgtctctgtttctgtgtgtgtctgtgagtttACAGAGGGCAGAACATTAAATAACCCCTGCACCCCATCCTAGAACAGCCTCCACAGCCATTCTGGCACTTCAGGCCACTGGCTTTTAGCTCTGCACCCAAATATGCCCCTACCCTCTGTGGGCCTGTCTCTAGATTCTGGCTCAGGCATCTGACCATGCTCTAAGGCTTCCAGAAAGTGCTGACctttgggctggagcaaaagtatagtgggaagggcacttgccttacatgaagtcaacctagatttaatcccaCTACAACATACGGTCccaccaagcccaccaggagtgatccctgagcactgagaagaTGTAAGCTCTGAGCAGCAACCACTGGGTCTGACTctaaaaagccaaaaagaaaaactcaccCCAAAACAGAAAGTGCTAACCAGCCTTGTAGAGTCTAGGAAGGAaaatgtgaggccagagagaagtGCCAGAAtcatggcggggggggggggggggggggaggggaactgTGTGCATGGGACCTCTGGGTCACCTCAGACAACCTCACCTTGTCATCACAACGGCTGGCAGCTACGCAGTTCTGGACATACCCTACCAGGGAGTCAATGAGCCCCGTGTAGTTCCGCATGGTCTGGCGGCCTATGTCAGCTGAGCTCAGGTTCCTGCATTGGGCCAGAGGGGTGCaggaggaagggggaaagagAAGGGGTGCAGGGAGGAGATAAGAAAGAAGAGATGCAGGGAGAAGGGTGAGAGAGGAGGGGTGCAGGGAGGGGCAGAGGAGGGAGCAAATGGATGGAGGAGGCAGGGGGAACAGTTTGGGAGAAGAGTGGAGAGGATACGTGAAGGGTGGAAGTTgtgggaagaggagaaggaggaaggaagagagaaaaggaatagAGTGGtcaggaacaaaaaagaaaaggaaagaagaaaatctgtcaatgcctctATTCCTGGAAAAGTCCCATGCTCTAAGGTCCTAGCTAGTAATTTAGGATGGCCGGGCAGCAGACGCACTTCCTGCCACTAGAGGGTGCAAGTTGAGTGGGAATTGGCAGTCCTCAGCCGGGTTCTTTCTGGGCTCAGGAAGAGCCAGCGAGCTGGTTCAGGAACTGTACTGGGGCAATGCAGCTAAGAAGGAGGCAGGGCCAGGCACCAATTGCCCTTCCTCTTGAATGCTGTGCCATGCAGGAACTCATTCCCAGCAATGCGGACCCCTCTGCCTACCTGCTTCCAGCAGCCGGCCAGCCCCTGTTAAGTCCTTAATTACCCACCTGTTCATCTCCCTGCCTCTCGTGAGAGCTGGCACAGAGGAGGACAAGTTGAGACATGGGAAGGCATACCAGTGACACCCTCACCAGCGGCACCCTCCCTCCCCACTTTCTGGAGGTTCCAAGATGTTGGGAGAAGACAACTCCTTTTAGAGTGAGGCTTGACCCTAAAGGGAATTTGttctccagctccagctccaaaCCAGCACCTGCCCCCAGCTTGTAAACCTCTCTCAGGGAATAAGCACACCTAGATCCCTTCTCTACAGCTGCCCAAGGGGCATGGCCCCACCCTGGTATGGGACTCAGGAAAGTTTGGGCGAAGCAGAGCCATCTGCATACCAATGAATGTGGCAAATGGTTTTTAGCATCACAGCAGGGAAGTGACTCATTAGGAGACAAGCTCTTCAAGATAGGACAAGAAATGACTTGGGGGGTGAAGAGGGGCAGCAACTAATACCCAGATTGGATATTTAGGTACAATCTCTTAGATTCCTGACCAATTTAGGGAGGCCCCTCCAAGGGGACCCAGGTGCCTGAGTCAGtttcagatgtgtgtgtgtgtgtgtgtgtgtgtgtgtgtgtgtgtgtgtgtgtgtatgtgtgtgtgtggctgggaAGATCCACATCTGCCTCCTTCCTCTCACCTCAAACAGCCTGTGGCATTGAAGAAGACCTCTGGGTCCACCACCTCCCGGGATACGTTGCTGTTGCCATCACACCAGCCGGAGAAGGGGATGATGACACGGTCAGCCAGGACAGGCAGAGCATCAGTGATGAGCTCCTCCTTCAGCTCGTCAGTGGAAGACAAGTTCCAGAGCAGCCCTGGGGTGGGGACAGTAGCATGCCAGGCTCAGAGAGAATCCGGGGGTACAGCCCCCACCCCTAGCTATGCTCAACTTGCTGCCAGCCCATGTGCTCAGCGTCTCCATGGATGGGACAGTAGTTTTTAGGCATACTGCCTGTTCTACAGGTCTCTGTCCAGCGCTTTTGTGCACATGGCAGTGAACACAAAACTCCTCAATGCCCCTGCTCTTCATACAGATGCCAGTACCCAGAAACTTCTGTCCTGTCTGCCCAGTTGAAcacaaggcttactactggcattcagggatcattcctgggtggCTCAGGAtcaaagtgccctacccacaacTGTCACTCAGCCCTTTTACTCTTCTACCATGCATCTGAAAGTCATTCCAGAAAACACTGCCCATGTTGCTCTTCTGGTCTTCACGTCTGTGGTTGTCCTTGTGAACTCTATTTCTTGGGTCCCCATCCAAATGCTTAGTATGTTTTATAGAGGGAAGATCCATCATCTCTGACCCCAGAAGCCACCCTCTCACCTCATAACTGTAACCTGAAGGCCACAGGACCTGAGGCAGATGGACTGCAAGACACCAGCCTTTGCCCTCTCTCCGCACAAGGATCTTGATCCCTGTCACCAAATGTGTACAACATAGAGTCACATCTAGATGCCACCCACTAACCCAAAGTCTGTACAAGGATGTTGCGGATGTTAGCCTGGTGCTGCCTGGGGAGATGGCTCCAAGATCCCAAGCTGTGGCTGGGTTTCTTATAGATGGTCTCCCCAAGGTCTAGCTCCCTGTTGACTGGGTCCCTGACTGAATTTTCAAGGCCTTGCTTCCCTTGTCTGGTTCCCTGTGGCCTGGCTCCCCATGGATCAACTCCCTATGGCTGTGCTCCTTGTGGTCCTGCTTTTGTAGCTGGTCTCATGGCTTGGTTCCCTACCGGTCAGCTGTTTCTGGATCTCTGTGCACCCGGTTCTTCTCAGGAGGCTGACAGCCTCGCGGATCCCATTCTGTCTGCGAGTCTCCAGCTTGTTGGTGGAGCTGCGGAACACCAGGTTGCGCAGAGCCCCAGCTGCGGCCTGCTGCACGTTCTGGTTGGGGCTGCGAAGCAGGTCCACAAGCTTGCAGATGCCTCCCAGCTGGTAGACCTGGGGACAGGGTACCACACTGTCAAGAGGagatgcctggggaacattctcaggCCAAGGCTTACACTGGGCAAGTTAACATTGATTCAGTGTTTGGAAATCAGTGGTTGGCCATGGAGGCTGTGGGCCAGGCTAAAGGCCTGTCCTATCACAAGCCAAGGCAGGCCCTCACTGGGCACCCTAGCTGGGTGCTGCTGCCCCTGAGCCCTGGTATCCCCTCTAGTTGGAGTAAATAGACCTAAGTACAGGTAGGAGGAGGGGCTGCTCCATGGGAAGACTTTTCCTGCAGCCAACACATCTAGATATAAATGAAACCTGGCACCTTGTCTCGGGCTGACCCGGGACCCTACAGGTATCCCCCTCACCACCAGCCATATGTGGGGCTCCCTCAAACTCACTGCTCTACCACAGGGGCCTGGTCAGAGGGAGGATCATGATTCGGAAGACTGAGAGAAGGGGGGGTAGGAGGTTGGGGGCAGTTACTTTCTTTAGGGCTTTCTGCTCTTCTGGGAGTCACATTTGACCAAGGTGCCCACCACTGTACTGTGGACCCATCATACTCCTCACTCCAGGCAGAGGCCACTGCCAAAAACCTCATCT includes:
- the PKP1 gene encoding plakophilin-1 encodes the protein MNPSPLKTALAYECFQEQDNSTLALPSDQKMKTGTSGRQRVQEQVMMTVKRQKSKSSQSSTLSHSNRGSMYDGLADNYNNYGTTSRNSYYSKFQAGNGSWGYPMYNGTLKRETDNRRFSSYSQMENWGRHYPRAGCTTTGAGSDICFLQKIKASRSEPDLYCDPRGTLRKGTLSSKGHKTAQNRYSFYSTCSGQKAVKKCPGRPPSCTSKQDPVYVPPLTCNKDLSFGHSRASSKICSEDIECSGLTIPKAVQYLSAQDEKYQAIGAYYIQHTCFQDESAKQQVYQLGGICKLVDLLRSPNQNVQQAAAGALRNLVFRSSTNKLETRRQNGIREAVSLLRRTGCTEIQKQLTGLLWNLSSTDELKEELITDALPVLADRVIIPFSGWCDGNSNVSREVVDPEVFFNATGCLRNLSSADIGRQTMRNYTGLIDSLVGYVQNCVAASRCDDKSVENCMCILHNLSYRLDAEVPTRYRQLEYNNRNAYTEKSSTGCFSNKSEKMMNNNYDCPLPEEETNPKGSSWLYHSDAIRTYLNLMGKSKKDATLEACAGALQNLTASKGLMSSGMSQLIGLKEKGLPQIARLLQSGNADVVRSGASLLSNMSRHPVLHKVMGNQVFPEVTRLLTSHTGNTSNSEDILSSACYTVRNLMASQPQVAKQHFSSSMINNVLNLCRSSASPKAAEAARLLLSDMWSSKELQGVLRQHGFDRSMLGPLTGANSLRNFTSRF